The Podospora pseudopauciseta strain CBS 411.78 chromosome 2 map unlocalized CBS411.78m_2, whole genome shotgun sequence genome has a window encoding:
- a CDS encoding uncharacterized protein (CAZy:GH79; COG:G; EggNog:ENOG503NWG6) has product MMVSRLCFLWLASYAPHLVAAVSYSVPSSPPSNSSPLLDPAPVGVSLEFFTFPGYMENVTSTMTCLKNFKDLTGSWPPVRVGGTTQDRATYNAQSSAAVTYSVSNPADAPMSLTFGPSFFDLAASYPGKVIIGLNRRLNNLGNTLAASRLAHQRMRNLDSIELGNEPNFYTNSDPIAGGTWNAARDRASQVEWQRALASNLTTSSIISAGVFFGTDKFNNANLAREEGNAMAAVKNFNSHNYPQWAGTYNLARLMSHSAIATQIAPFKAEAAAARVAGKDYIMGETNSATQGGGGISPTFGAALWIVDYVAQSLLLGIKSIYFHQGTIGNCQYCWWGRFSMGNPYYGAYFITAALAEAQRIAPLDSFLNNFGGYAIYKDNKPIRILLINSNYYESGTRSRESFTLTGLPSGLTSVLSKRLTGSSATSRSDRSSPATFGGQTFQDGTCVKQGIEQVEEASVGAGSVTLSLAASEALLVYL; this is encoded by the exons ATGATGGTGAGCAGATTGTGTTTTTTGTGGCTTGCAAGCTATGCACCACATCTCGTTGCAGCTGTTTCGTACAGCGTGCCATCATCGCCTCCATCGAATTCCAGTCCTCTCCTAGATCCGGCGCCGGTGGGCGTGTC ACTGGAATTCTTCACTTTCCCTGGCTACATGGAAAATGTCACGTCCACCATGACGTGCTTGAAGAACTTCAAAGATCTCACCGGCTCATGGCCGCCGGTAAGGGTTGGTGGAACAACGCA AGACCGGGCAACATATAATGCCCAATCATCGGCAGCGGTCACTTACTCTGTCAGCAACCCCGCTGATGCACCCATGAGTCTGACGTTTGGTCCTTCGTTTTTCGACCTGGCGGCCTCATACCCCGGGAAGGTTATAATTGGACTCAACAGGCGACTGAATAATCTGGGCAACACTCTCGCAGCTTCAAGGCTCGCTCACCAAAGGATGAGAAACCTGGACTCGATCGAGCTCGGCAACGAACCCAACTTCTACACCAATAGCGACCCGATCGCTGGTGGCACCTGGAACGCAGCTCGGGACCGTGCCAGTCAGGTTGAATGGCAGAGGGCCTTGGCCAGCAATCTGACAACTTCCAGCATCATCTCCGCGGGCGTCTTCTTTGGGACAGACAAATTCAACAATGCGAATCTGGCCAGAGAGGAAGGAAACGCGATGGCAGCTGTCAAAAATTTCAACTCGCATAATTACCCACAGTGGGCAGGGACCTACAATTTGGCAAGACTCATGAGCCATAGCGCGATTGCGACACAGATTGCGCCCTTCAAGGCTGAGGCTGCGGCAGCCAGAGTTGCTGGCAAGGACTATATCATGGGGGAGACAAACAGCGCAACCCAAG GAGGGGGTGGCATAAGCCCAACATTCGGCGCCGCTTTGTGGATCGTAGACTATGTGGCCCAGTCCCTATTATTGGGCATCAAGTCTATCTACTTCCACCAGGGAACTATCGGAAACTGTCAGTACTGTTGGTGGGGCAGGTTCAGTATGGGAAACCCTTATTATGGGGCTTACTTCATCACGGCGGCCCTGGCAGAAGCACAAAGAATTGCTCCGTTGGATAGCTTCTTGAATAACTTTGGGGGATACGCCATCTACAAGGACAACAAGCCCATCCGAATCTTGCTCATCAACTCCAACTACTACGAATCGGGGACCAGATCGAGAGAAAGCTTCACGTTGACTGGACTGCCTTCCGGCCTCACGAGCGTCCTGTCCAAAAGACTGACTGGGAGTAGTGCTACTTCTAGATCCGACAGGTCTAGTCCCGCCACCTTTGGTGGTCAGACTTTCCAAGACGGAACGTGTGTGAAGCAAGGAATCGaacaggtggaggaggctaGCGTGGGAGCGGGGAGTGTTACGTTGAGCTTGGCCGCGTCCGAGGCATTGCTGGTGTACCTGTGA